A stretch of Paraburkholderia phenazinium DNA encodes these proteins:
- a CDS encoding MFS transporter — protein MSTSSSGSVRHGSTTLVTSLVAAAFFMENLDGSIIATALPQMAQSFHIRPVELSIGITSYLLTLAVFIPISGWIADRVGVRNVFTAALAIFTGASILCGLTGNLVEFTGARILQGIGGAMMVPVGRLAVLRVTPKEQLVRAISVITWPGLVAPVLGPPLGGFITTYFTWRWIFYLNLPLGLIGMALAWRFLSAERDTASRPFDLLGFVLTGVAGTSVMYAMEAIGRADTSWHSSLVFLVVGFVACAVAWFHLRRTAHPMIDVSAFRIKTFVVAISGGSLFRISIGAVPFLLPLMFQVGFGMNPFQSGLLTLAVFAGNLSTKLVTTQILQRFGFRTVLVYNGAFAAVTLASMSLLRPTTGYGWILGALFVSGVARSLQFTAINTLGFADVPKPQMSGASTLSSTMSQMTMGMGVAAGAIALRIASWWHGHDAQTLVPADFSIAFLMVAALSVIAIFDVFTLAPDAGEHVSGHRRSVGKS, from the coding sequence GCAGATGGCGCAATCGTTTCATATCAGGCCAGTAGAACTAAGTATCGGTATCACGTCTTATCTGCTGACGCTTGCCGTATTTATTCCGATCAGTGGATGGATTGCCGATCGCGTCGGCGTTCGCAACGTTTTCACCGCGGCCCTCGCGATCTTCACCGGTGCATCGATACTCTGCGGCCTGACCGGCAATCTCGTCGAATTCACTGGCGCACGCATCTTGCAGGGCATAGGCGGCGCAATGATGGTGCCAGTCGGACGTCTCGCTGTGCTGCGCGTCACGCCCAAGGAACAGCTGGTGCGCGCGATCTCGGTGATCACATGGCCGGGGCTGGTCGCGCCGGTCCTCGGGCCACCGCTCGGTGGATTCATCACGACATACTTCACGTGGCGCTGGATTTTCTATCTGAACCTGCCGCTGGGCTTGATAGGGATGGCGCTGGCCTGGCGTTTCCTCAGCGCGGAGCGCGACACGGCTTCCCGCCCTTTCGACTTACTGGGCTTTGTGCTGACCGGCGTTGCGGGCACCTCGGTCATGTATGCGATGGAGGCAATCGGCCGCGCCGACACGTCCTGGCACTCGTCGCTGGTGTTTCTCGTGGTCGGCTTCGTGGCCTGCGCGGTAGCCTGGTTCCATCTTCGCCGCACCGCGCATCCGATGATCGATGTGTCCGCGTTCCGGATCAAGACGTTCGTGGTGGCGATCTCCGGCGGTTCGCTATTCCGGATCTCGATCGGCGCGGTGCCGTTTCTGTTGCCCTTGATGTTTCAGGTTGGCTTTGGCATGAACCCGTTTCAGTCGGGCTTGCTAACGCTCGCTGTGTTTGCGGGCAATCTGTCGACGAAACTCGTTACGACGCAAATCCTGCAGCGTTTCGGCTTCCGGACCGTGCTCGTCTACAACGGCGCGTTTGCCGCAGTCACACTCGCAAGCATGAGCCTGCTAAGGCCGACCACGGGGTATGGATGGATTCTCGGCGCACTGTTCGTCAGCGGCGTCGCACGTTCGTTGCAATTTACCGCCATCAATACGCTCGGTTTCGCTGACGTTCCAAAACCGCAGATGAGCGGCGCCTCGACCTTGTCGAGCACGATGAGTCAGATGACAATGGGGATGGGCGTCGCAGCCGGCGCAATCGCGCTGCGAATCGCCTCGTGGTGGCACGGCCACGACGCTCAAACATTAGTGCCGGCAGATTTCAGCATCGCCTTTCTGATGGTGGCAGCGTTAAGCGTGATTGCGATATTCGACGTGTTTACGTTAGCCCCCGACGCGGGCGAACACGTCAGCGGGCATCGACGGAGCGTCGGCAAATCTTGA
- a CDS encoding 2-dehydropantoate 2-reductase, protein MAKIFIYGAGSIGCYVGGRLLAAGSDVTFIGRARVADQLRDRGITLSRHDDSRWHAPPERIDVSTDAASAAAADLVLVTVKSAATPTAAAELAGVLRPGTIVVSFQNGVGNADVLRAALPQHTVLEGMVPFNVVERGPGAFHQGSGGELEIRHTPAMQPFVEAFRNAGLPLIQHDDMRPVQWAKLLLNLNNAINALANRPLKEELSQRAYRVCLAMAQEEALALLKRAGIRPVKVTPLPANWIPRALRLPDALFERVGRAMLTIDPLARSSMSDDLEAGRATEVDWINGEVMRLAQRLGQTAPVNERLCQLVHEAERADARPAWSGKALLGELRTAAKAA, encoded by the coding sequence ATGGCAAAGATCTTTATCTATGGCGCTGGCTCGATTGGCTGCTATGTCGGCGGACGACTTCTTGCCGCGGGCAGCGACGTCACTTTCATCGGACGTGCGCGCGTGGCCGACCAGTTGCGCGATCGAGGCATCACACTGTCGCGGCACGACGATAGCCGCTGGCATGCGCCACCGGAGCGGATCGACGTATCAACGGACGCGGCGAGCGCCGCCGCCGCCGATCTCGTGCTTGTCACCGTCAAATCTGCCGCGACGCCTACGGCCGCAGCAGAGCTGGCCGGTGTGCTCCGCCCCGGCACGATCGTTGTGAGCTTCCAGAACGGCGTTGGCAACGCGGACGTGTTGCGTGCCGCGCTGCCACAGCACACGGTGCTGGAAGGGATGGTGCCATTCAATGTCGTCGAACGCGGCCCGGGTGCGTTTCATCAAGGCTCGGGCGGCGAACTGGAGATCCGGCATACGCCGGCCATGCAGCCGTTCGTCGAAGCATTCAGGAATGCAGGACTGCCGCTGATTCAGCACGACGATATGCGGCCCGTGCAATGGGCCAAGCTGTTGCTCAACCTCAACAACGCAATCAATGCGCTCGCGAACCGGCCTCTCAAGGAAGAGCTTTCGCAACGCGCGTACCGGGTTTGCCTCGCTATGGCGCAGGAAGAAGCGCTCGCGCTTCTGAAGCGGGCCGGCATACGGCCAGTCAAAGTGACGCCGCTTCCCGCCAACTGGATACCGCGCGCTCTTCGCTTGCCTGATGCGTTGTTCGAACGCGTCGGTCGCGCAATGCTGACGATCGATCCCCTCGCGCGTTCGTCCATGTCCGACGATTTGGAGGCAGGGCGCGCTACGGAAGTTGACTGGATCAACGGCGAAGTGATGCGCCTCGCGCAACGTCTGGGGCAAACGGCGCCGGTGAACGAACGACTCTGCCAGCTCGTGCACGAAGCCGAGCGAGCCGACGCACGCCCTGCATGGTCAGGAAAAGCGCTGTTAGGCGAGTTGCGAACTGCGGCGAAAGCCGCTTAG